The Humulus lupulus chromosome 3, drHumLupu1.1, whole genome shotgun sequence genome window below encodes:
- the LOC133823228 gene encoding uncharacterized protein LOC133823228, translating to MTSRALRRRLHHSDVDGKRHEHLETSGLDGLDEPLLGNHRYDERRSEGSQLDDLLDDARRKEHLQWTFIFSQLIAQWAQWFANIVIGPVSFIGWLFTLPSATQNRQNNNLLRAPLGPLQEERLRNLRQRLEVPFDGSRMEHQDALKQLWRLAYPAKELPSLKSELWKQMGWQGLDPSTDFRGGGFISLENLIFFAQKYPESFQRLLNKQDGTRAEWEYPFAVAGINISFMLVQMLDLQSGTSTSEVGIHFLELLKEDEMAFDNLFCVAFQMMDAQWLAKRASYMEFNDVLKSTRAQLERELALEDVSSVKDLPAYNLLRR from the exons ATGACATCAAGAGCTTTGAGAAGAAGGCTCCATCATTCAGATGTTGATGGAAAAAGGCATGAGCATTTAGAGACATCTGGCTTAGATGGATTGGATGAGCCTCTACTTGGGAACCATAGATATGACGAAAGGCGTTCAGAG GGTTCTCAGCTTGATGATCTCTTAGATGATGCACGGAGGAAGGAACACCTACAGTGGACCTTCATATTTTCTCAGTTAATTGCACAATGGGCGCAGTGGTTTG CAAATATTGTAATTGGACCTGTATCCTTCATTGGGTGGCTTTTTACCCTTCCTTCTGCTACGCAAAATAGACAAAACAATAATTTGCTAAGAGCTCCGCTTGGTCCTTTACAG GAAGAAAGACTTAGAAACTTACGGCAGAGGCTTGAAGTCCCGTTTGATGGTTCTCGTATGGAGCATCAA GATGCTCTGAAGCAACTATGGAGATTGGCATATCCTGCTAAAGAGCTTCCATCTCTTAAGTCAGAACTTTGGAAGCAGATGGGTTGGCAAGGATTAGACCCCTCAACAGATTTTAG GGGTGGCGGGTTCATATCATTGGAAAATCTGATCTTTTTTGCTCAAAAGTATCCA GAATCATTTCAAAGGTTGTTGAACAAACAGGATGGAACTAGAGCTGAGTGGGAATATCCCTTTGCTGTAGCTGGAATTAACATATCTTTTATGTTGGTACAGATGTTAGATCTTCAATCAG GAACATCAACTTCTGAAGTGGGAATTCATTTTCTGGAACTACTTAAAGAAGATGAAATGGCATTTGATAACCTTTTTTGTGTAGCCTTCCAAATGATGGATGCTCAATGGCTTGCAAAGCGAGCTTCATATATGGAATTCAAT GACGTGCTGAAGTCCACCAGAGCCCAGTTAGAGCGTGAGCTTGCACTTGAAGATGTTTCTAGTGTGAAAGATTTGCCAGCATACAACCTCTTAAGAAGATGA